The window TTCTTGAGCATCATGCGATTTCCTGTCTGTGGTTTTGTATTTTCTGCTGTCACTACTTGATCTCCCTCTTTGAGTCCTTCTGGTGCGAGAATATAGCGTTTCTCACCATCAGCATAAAAAAGAAGCGCAATAAAAGCAGTCCGATTTGGATCATATTCAATTGAGGCTACTCGTGCGGGAATTTTAAGTTTATCTGTCCTTAAAAAATCAACTCTTCGATAGTGCCTCTTTTCGCCACCGCCTCTATGTCTCGTCGTAATATGACCGTGAACATTTCTCCCCGCAATAGACTTCTTTGGAGTGAGAAGAGATTTTTCTGGTCCTCTTTTTGAAAGCTGAGAGTAATCAATTACTGTCATTTTTCTTCGACCCGGAGTTGTTGCTTTAAACGATTTAACTGGCATAGAGATGAAAATTTACTTTTTTGAAGAAGATTTTTTTACGCTCATAAGTTCAAGACTTTTTCCCATCTGAATCGACACAATAGCTCTTCGTGTCTCTTTTCGCTTTGTTATGCTGCGCCCTTTTCCTCCTGATCGTCCTTTTTTAGGATTTGTAAGGATTCGAACAGAAAGAGGAGTAATACCGTAATATGTTCGAATCGCATTTACCACATCAATTTTCGTGGCATCTTTATGGACGCGAAATGTATGTTTATTGAGTTCCTGAAGTCGAACAGATTTCTCAGTAACG of the Candidatus Peregrinibacteria bacterium genome contains:
- a CDS encoding 50S ribosomal protein L23; this encodes MNLHQVLIGPLVTEKSVRLQELNKHTFRVHKDATKIDVVNAIRTYYGITPLSVRILTNPKKGRSGGKGRSITKRKETRRAIVSIQMGKSLELMSVKKSSSKK